A window of Tachyglossus aculeatus isolate mTacAcu1 chromosome 26, mTacAcu1.pri, whole genome shotgun sequence genomic DNA:
CAGGAGTAGGAGTGGGCGTTTCACTAGTGCGCGGGCATAACCTCCTGTCAGCTACCACTCTCCAGCGGCCCCCTGCCAATTACTCCCTGCTCGTCGCCCCCTGCCAAATACCCCTTGCCAACTGCTTCCCGCCCGTCACCCCCTGCCAGCTACATCCAAGCGTCAGACGGCCCTCTCCAGGTCAGCAACACCCAACACATTCCCTAAGGACAACAGGCGACGATTCTTCCCCTTCGAAAACGCTCAACCCATCCTCCCTCAatttacaccccccccccccgcaacactctccacccctccacccccactatAAACATCCCCCAAACGCTCTTGGGCCAcccggggctggaggggagggtccTGGCCCTCAGCCCGCCGAGGCCTTGGGAATCCCCTGCCCTGCAAGGAGGTGGGGGtcgaggcagaaggagacagcgcttggggtgcgggggaggggtgggagagagaagcggGCCACCGGGCGACCCTCCAGCTCTGGAGCAGCCTCACCAGAGCGGGGAAACGGGCCCGGGCAAGGTGGAAGGCCCGGGCAAGGCGGAAGGCCCGGCCGGCTGGGAGGGCaggctgagggggcgggggccgACTGCGGAGGGGTGGCAGGCGGGGCCCAAGTTCGGGAGGGCAGGCGGATCGGGCGGACCCGGGCCTAGGGAAGGCAGGCcgagggggcagagccagggctggAGGACAGGCTGAGCGGGCGAGACCTGGGCCTAGGGAGGACAGGCTGAGGGGGCaggctgagggggcgggggctggctGAGGGGGCAGGGcttaggggaggggggcaggctgAAGGGGCGGGGCTAGGGTTGGgcgggaggtcaatcaatcaatcaatcaatcaatcgtatttattgagcgcttactgtgtgcagagcactgtactaagcgcttgggaagtccaagttggcaacatatagagacagttcctacccaacagtgggctcacagtctaaaagggggagacagagaacaaagccaaacatactaacaaaataaaataaatagaatagataggtacaagcgaaataaatagagtgataaatatgtacgaacatatatacatatatacaggtgctgtggggaagggaaggaggtaagatggggtggatggagagggggacgagggggagaggaagaaaggggctcagtctgggaaggcctcctggaggaggtgagctctcagtagggtcttgaagggaggaagagagctagcttggccgatgggcagagggattgggggcattccaggcccgagggaggacgtGGTCGGGCtgagggggctcaggctgaaAGGCGGGATCCGGGCTGGGCAGGGGAGATCTGCGGGAGAGGacccaggggaggggggagcgggCGGGTCCAGGCTGGGCCTGCAGCGGGAGGGATCGGGGTCAAACGGCAGGAAGGACTTCCCGCCCACGAGGTTTGAGTGAGGGAGGTCGGCTGCTCGGACGATGACGGTCCAGAATCCAGCCTGGGGCGGGGCTCGAGGCTAATGGTCTAACGGGTTTAGCGCGGCCGAGACGGGCGGGGTTAAGGGGGTTGGACTGGACGAGTTTCCCTCGAGCGAGCCTGGGGCCTGAGCCCGGTCCTGGGCCGCGGGGTCTCCCgtgtccccggccccgcccccagaccGGCCCGGCTCCACCCGCCGCCTCCGCGGGGAGGGTCAgtgggggcccggcccggcctgagCTGACCCGGCTTTCTCCTCCAGAGGACGGCGAGTTCTTCCTGAAGGTCCTGGTGCCCAGCTACGCCGCCGGCTCCATCATCGGCAAGGGCGGCCAGACCATCGTGCAGCTGCAGAAGGAGACCGGCGCCACCATCAAACTGTCCAAGTCCAAGGACTTTTACCCAGGTGACAGCCCGGAGAGGCCCCtaaccccctccacacacaccacATCCACGAGTTCCTTTGCATGGCAACCGATGCGTGTCCTCGACCCGACCCTGTcacctcatcatcctcctcctcccccctcccgggACTTTCCGGGGctcgccgcccccgccccgcctcagGGACTCCCGCCCTGCTCCCTGTGCTAAGCCAGGGTCAAACATCAGATatcagggccggggggccgggggcgataATCCGGGGGATCGGGCTCCCTGATCCGAGCCTCGCCAGCCCCTGGATCCAGCCCTGCTAAGCTGCTTTACCTTCCCCGCTCAGGGCTCAGGGGActtggcagagggaggagaggagaggggctggggctggcggGACGGACCCGACTGCcgttgccccattcattcattcaatcatatttattgagcgcttgttgtgaagagcgcactgtactgaacgcttgggagagtgcactacaacaataaacggcgacattccctgcccacggcgatcttacagtctagcgggaggagagaaggacatcaatacaaataaattacagctacgtacataagtgctgaggggctgggaggggggctctTCCTCCACCCATTGCCCTACACCCCTGTCCTCATTGCACTttccacccttctccctctcccctacaaattcattcattcattcaatcgtatttcttgagcgcttactgtgtgcagagcactgtactaagcgcttgagaagtacaagtctgcaagatatagagacggtccctacccaataacgggctcacagtctagaagggggagacagacaacagaacaaaacacaacacacATGCCCCCaaaccctcttccccccaccacacGTGCCCCCAGACCCTCTTTCCCCACAAATACACACACGCCCCcagaccctcttttccccacacactcacacacgtgCCCCAGACCCTCtttccccacaaacacacacatacacacatacacacatgccccCAGACCCTCTTTTCCCACAGACATGTGCCCCCGACCTTCTTTCCCcacaaatatacacacgtgcCCCCAGATCCTCtttcctcacacacacacacacacacacacacacacgccctcaGACCCTCTTTTCCCACAGACACATGCCCCCAGACCTTCTTTCCCCACAAACACATACGTGCCCCAGACCCTCTTCCCCGCcatgcacacacattcattcattcattcaatcgtatttattgagcgccttactgtgtgcagagcactgtactaagcgcttgggaagtacaagttggcaacatatagagacggtccctacccaacagtgggctcacagtctagaatacatacatacagacagacagacataaatacacacACTCCTGCCTCCACACTCTGCATACTCCTCTCCCTTACAcaagcccctctcccacccctaccccctaCCCTACTTCTGCTCCCTCTTCtgcccctttcccacaccctACCCCACTCCCCCTACTGTGTTCCTACCCCACTTCCACTCTCTactctccccttttcccactctcctctctccccttctcccacctctcccctcccctaccccattCTCACGCCCTTCTCTCTAGCCTACCCCGGCCGtcaccctctcccccactcccacgcCCTTTCCTATTTACACCGGGCGGAGGGCGGAGGCTGGAGGCTGCTGGGCGGGCGCTGACTCACTCTTGGCTCTAATCGGACTATTGTTCCCGGggagcggaggggcggggggcaaaaCAACGTGGGGGGACGCGAGGGGTGACCAACCCGCTGGCCACCACCGCTCTGTctgtcagggactgagtccggcCCAGGGAGAGGGACCCTCTACGCGACCCCCAACCCGACCCTGAGAGACGGGACCGTCCCCGGCCGCACACGCAgaccctcacagctcctccccgCACCCAGGCGCATCCACATCCACCTGcgtacacactcacacacgtaCTTCCcgatctttccttccctctccccctataTAGACGGGCGGGGGCGAATACATACGACACTTCACACCCAGGGGCCTACGGTAATTCCCGGGGCTGGACACTCCCACCCATGTGACGTCACTCCCACCCCTGTGACGTCACCCCCACCGTTCTCtagactcagtcattcattcaatcgtatttattgagcgcttactgtgtgcggagcactgtactaagcgcttgggaagtacacatcagcaacacatagagacagtccctacccaacaacgggctcacagcctagaagggggagacacacaacaaaataagtagacaggtgtcaatactatcagaataaatagaattatagctgtatactacATCATTACTATATACACAAAACATCGttacatacagaagcagcgtggctcaatggaaagagcccgggcttgggagtcgacaCCATCATCGGCCCATTTCCGATGAGAGTGGAGTGGGATGGGGGTGATcgctccttcccactcccctccccgtctgacacacacacacacacacacacacacacacacacacacacacacacacgcacacacaccgcGGGGTCGGATGAGACTGACGGCTGAGGCTTTAAGGAGCTACCCTGGCAACACGGCCCAGCCCCCTGTCGCCAGGGTGGGCTGAGGGACAGACAGGGACCCCCAAACCCTCCGAGGCGGGGAGAATAAGGGGGTGCTGGTCACCTTGGCAACCGGCTCAAATGACCCGGTCTCCGGGAAGGGCGCCCGGTGACACGGAGGGAGGGGGACGGTTGCCCGGGCGACAGGAGCCGGAGAGGACACGGGCCGTGGTGCcttttccccattctccctcaAGGATCTCAAAGCGCTTTAGAGTaaatccccttccccccccccccactctcagGGAGCGAGGCGGGAAGACGCagaaggaaagagcccaggcgtccTGATCCTCTTAACGACTCCCCTACCCGCCACAGCCGCGCTGTGAGACCCAGGCTCCTGCCACCGTCTCTCCTCCGTTTCTATTTCACCCTGTTTCGGTCTCcggtctccatctctccttccgcCTTCGCCTTTATCTGCCTCCGGTGTTCCCGATCTCTGTCTCCCATCACTTTCTCTTTTCccgtctcctctccttttcctgtcTCCATCTTTCCCCGCCTCCTTCTTTCCCTGTGTATTTTcggtttctgtctctcccctcttcaaatcgccctgtctcagtctctccccttctccacctttcCCTATCTCCGTTCCCACCGACTACCTCTCCTCTGGTTTCtatctttcccattcattcattcattcattcattcattcattcattcaatcgtatttattgagcacttactgtgtgtaaagcactgtactgagcgcttgggagagtacagtataacaatgaacagacacattccctgcccacaacgagcttacagtctaaaggagtttacagcgcATCcatcctcctcgtcttcctccccatctttgtCTTCAAGCCCTGTTGtccccaagtcattcattcattcattcaatcatatttattgagcgcttactgcgtgcagagcactgtactaagcgcttggaaagtacaatttggcaacagatagagacaaccctacccaacaacgggctcatagtctagaaaggggaaacagacaacaaaacaaaacaagtagacaggtgtcaataccatcagaatagataagtagaagaagcagcgtggctatgtgggaagagcacgggctttggagtcagaggtcatgggttcaaatcccggctctgccaattgccagctgtgtgactttgggtaagtcacttgacttctctcatctgtaaaatggggattaagatggtgagccccccgtggagcaacctgatcaccttgtaacctcctcagctcttagaacagtgctttgcacacagtaagcgcttaataaatgctatcattattattatattattattatatatacatcatgaataaaatagagtaataaatatgtacaaatatacccaagtgctgtggggaggggaagggagtagggcagagggagggagtaggggctatggggagggggggaggagctcCTCCGTCCCGCCCGTCCCTTCGGCGCCGGGGCAGTGACCCTGGCTGTGGTTGGGGCAGAGCCCGCCCCACGATGACCGCGCGCCCCTGGTGACCCCGCATCCCTCCCGCAGGGACCACCGAGCGGGTGTGCCTGGTGCAGGGCACCGCCGAGGCTCTCAACGCCGCGCACAGCTTCATCGCCGAGAAGGTGCGGGAGATCCCTCAGGCGGTGGCCAAGTCCGAGGCCGTTAACATCCTGCAGCCGCAGACCACCATGAACCCAGATCGGGCCAagcaggtggggctgggggcgcgCGGGGgaacgggggggggcggggagggggctggtcAGACCGGGGGACCGGACACAgcctgatgggagggagggtcagcACGCGGGGAAGGCACAGATGGggcctccccattccctctcctccctttctcctctcatccctcctcttcttcccccccccgccccccatccttctctccctccttcctccccctcttccttggcCGCTTTCTCCCCGGGAGAGCGGGCCTCGGACCGCCCCCCAAGGGAGAGGAAAGTGAGCGAAACGGTCCGTCCCGTTGTCATGGTGAAATGGAAGCAGTCGGGCCGGACCGAggggaccctccccctcccctcccccgccccccgccgcttcCCGGGCCTCCACCTGCTTTCCAGCACTGCGGCTCTCCAGTTGCCATGACAACGGCGGCGCGGGCGGCGCGCGCGATGGGGACCGTGGGGCGCGCAGACGGTCGGCTggcgggaaggggggagagggggaagcggGGCGCCACGCCGGATTTCCCCGGTTGACGGTGTGAACCGAGCGGGTGgcagcccgggggcggggcccgtcCTGGGGGCAGGAGAGCCACGCCCCTCCCGGACATTTCTGGGCGGGGGCcgaataatgatgacaataatagtaatgatggtatctgttaagcacttactatgtgcaaagcactgttctaagcgctggggaggttgcaaggtgatcaggttgtcccacggggggggctcacagttttaatccccattttacagatggggtaactgaggcccagagaagttaagcgacttgtccaaagccacccagctgacagttggcggagccgggatttgaacccatgacctctgactccaatgcccgggctctttccactgagccacgctgcttccccaaagcttCCCCTTCGCTGAAGCTGCGAAGCTTCCCGAGGCGGGAATCGggacggcgggggcggcgggcgggaaatctctgggcctcagtttccccaggtcCGTTGAGGACAGGATGCGCCACCCCGTCGCCAGGAAACGGGGCCGGCCGTGTCGGGGTGGTGGCGGGGAGCTCCCGTCGGGCCGGAGCCCGGGCACGGGTCGCTGTCCGCGGTGCTGAAGGCTCGGGGCCTCGCCGGGCCCCGCCGCGGCCCCCTCCCACCGGGATGGGCGGTCGGACCGGAGCTCGGCTCCGAGCCCCTGGCTGGGCCGCCCCCGTTTTGGATTGGATGAgctagaagcagcgaggctcaatggttagaacccgggcccgggagccagaaggaccggggctccaatccccgccccgccctttgtccgctgcgtgacctcgggcaagccactgctctgggcctccgttccctcatctggaaaatggggattaagtccgtgagccccacgagggactcgGGCTGGGTCCAGCCCGATGAgcctggcagagtggatagagcgtagtcccgggagtcagaaggtcatgccttctaatccccgctccgccactggtctgcggtggggccttgacttctctgtgcctcagttccctcctctgtcccatgggggttgagaccgtgagccccacgtgggagagggaccgtgtccaacccgatttgctcgtatccacccccgcgcttagtacagtgcctggtacacagtaagcgctcaacaaatgccccagttactaacagtgctttgcacatagtaagcgcttaataaatgctattattattaacagtgcccgacgcgtagtaagcacttaaccaatgccccAGTTTCCAACAGTGCCcgacgcgtagtaagcgcttaacaagtgccccaGTTGCTAACAGTGCCcgacgcgtagtaagcgcttaacaagtgccccaGTTGCTAACAGTGCCcgacgcgtagtaagcgcttaaccagtgccCCAGTTGCTAACAGTGCccggcgcgcagtaagcgcttaaccagtgccCCAGTTGCTAACAGTGCCcgacgcgtagtaagcgcttaacaagtgccccaCTTGCTAACAGTGGCCgaggcgtagtaagcgcttagcaagtgcccCAGTTGCTAACAGTGGCCgaggcgtagtaagcgcttagcaagtgcccCAGTTGCTAACAGTGCCcgacgcgtagtaagcgcttaaccagtgccCCAGTTGCTAACAGGGCCcgacgcgtagtaagcgcttaaccagtgccCCAGTTGCGAACAGTGCCCGAcgcgaagtaagcgcttaaccagtgccCCAGTTGCTAACAGGGCCCGACGCGTAGTGAGCGCTGAACCAGTGCCCCGGTCCCTAACAGTGCCCgacgcgtagtaagcgcctaaaaccaGCCAACAGGAACAAAAAGCAAGGAGTCCGCCGGACTAACTCGGCgtttccccggcccctcccccccgGCAGGCCAAGCTGATCGTGTCCAACAGCACGGCGGGCCTGGTGATCGGCAAGGGCGGCGCCACGGTGAAGGCGATCATGGAGCAGTCGGGCGCCTGGGTTCAGCTGTCGCAGAAGCCGGAGGGCGTGAACCTGCAGGAGCGGGTGGTGACGGTGAGCGGGGAGCCGGCGCAGATCCACAAGGCCGTGGACACCATCGTGCAGAAGATCCAGGAAGACCCTCAGAGCAGCAGCTGCCTGAACATCAGCTACGCCAACATCACGGGCCCGGTGGCCAACTCCAACCCCACGGGCTCGCCCTACGCCAACTCCACGGACGTCCTgcccgcggccgccgccgccgccgccgccgccgccgccgccgccacggccTCGGGCCTGCTGGGCCCCACGGGGCTGGCGGGCGGCGGGGCCTTCCCCGCGGCGCTGCCGGGCTTCTCGGGCAGCGACCTGCTGGCCATCAGCACGGCCCTCAACACGCTGGCCAGCTACGGCTACAACACCAACTCGCTGGGGCTCAACTCGGCCGCCGCCTCGGGGGTGCTGGCCGCCGTGGCCGCGGGGACCAACCCGGCCGCGGCCGCGGCCGCCAACCTGCTGGCCTCCTACGCCAGCgacgcggccgccgccgccgccgccgccgccgccgccgccgccgcctccacgggccccgccgcccccgccgggccCGTGGGCGCCTTCACCCTGGGCTCGCTGGCGGCCGCCACGGGCGCGGCCAACGGCTACCTGGGGGCCGCCTCGCCCCTCGTGGCCGGCTC
This region includes:
- the NOVA2 gene encoding RNA-binding protein Nova-2; its protein translation is MEAEPPDSRKRPLETPTEAISTKRSNTGEDGEFFLKVLVPSYAAGSIIGKGGQTIVQLQKETGATIKLSKSKDFYPGTTERVCLVQGTAEALNAAHSFIAEKVREIPQAVAKSEAVNILQPQTTMNPDRAKQAKLIVSNSTAGLVIGKGGATVKAIMEQSGAWVQLSQKPEGVNLQERVVTVSGEPAQIHKAVDTIVQKIQEDPQSSSCLNISYANITGPVANSNPTGSPYANSTDVLPAAAAAAAAAAAAATASGLLGPTGLAGGGAFPAALPGFSGSDLLAISTALNTLASYGYNTNSLGLNSAAASGVLAAVAAGTNPAAAAAANLLASYASDAAAAAAAAAAAAAASTGPAAPAGPVGAFTLGSLAAATGAANGYLGAASPLVAGSFLGPEKLAAESPKDLVEIAVPENLVGAILGKGGKTLVEYQELTGARIQISKKGEFIPGTRNRKVTITGSPAATQAAQYLISQRVTYEQGVRATNPQKVG